CGGCCTTACGGGTGGCGAGAAAGGTTTATGAGACTATCTGCAAGTATCTCTCTCAAGAGGGACACAATGACTGGGTATAACTGCCGTCTCTTCGAAGAGATCTTCCTCTACTCGATCGGAGTAGACCGTGATGAGAACGGGTTCAGAAGACTGACCTTCGTAGGACCGGCCTTCATCTCGCATCGAGACAAATTGGGGATAACATGGGGATGGCTGAAAAGATGAAAAAGACAGAGGCAGTCTGCCTAATCAACATCGGATACAATCCAAAGCTGCTGCGCTAAGGGTTGGTCGATTCGTTTTCGGTCAAGGAAGAAGAGACAGTTCGAGATTCTCCTGTTGAGATCCACGGTGATTTGTGATATATTTTTGAGCGTGATTAGCGAATCCGATAATGGAAGGTTGATTCGAGATGAGCATATTCGATCTCAGCCGGCAGATCATCAGGGACTACGTCCGCTATGTGCAGAGCTTTCTCTCCATCAACGATGAGCGGGTGCGTCAGTTCGTTGAGGATGAGCTTATCCGTAGGAACACCCTCTGGCCGTTTTCATTATTCGGTGGGTCCATTGGTATATATATTCCAGCTTCGGTTCTACGTTGGAACGGTGAGTATGAAAATTAGAACTGGAGGTGTTAAATGAACTGGAAAGCGAGATGGATTTGGATGGAAGGCGAGGAGAAACCCAGGAATCTCTTCCTGATGTACCGAAAGAGCTTTAAGCTCGACGGTGAGATCGTATCCGCCTCCCTGGCGATCACCGCCGATAGCCGATACGTGCTCTACGTCAACGGCGAGAGGATCGGACAGGGCCCACCGAGGTCCTTCCCCTGGCGTCAGAACTACGATCTCTACGACATAACCCCATACTTAAGGATCGGCGAGAACCTCATCGCTGTGCTCGTCAATCATTACGGACACTCCACATTCCAGTATATTCAAGGGCGTGGCGGATTGCTCTGCCAGATCGAAATTGAAACTTCTGTCGCCAAAACGGTCATAGGAACCGATCGGACCTGGAAGGTGAAGCCATCCGAAGCCTTCGCCCGATTCGTGCCGCGGATATCGGTCCAACAGGCATGGGAGGAGCAGTTCGATGCGAGGCGAGAGCCCGCGGGTTGGACTGAAGGAAGCTTCGACGATTCAGACTGGGAGAACGCCCTCGAGATCGGAGATCCGGTATGTGAGCCCTGGACGGAGCTCGTCCCCCGAGATATTCCCCTTCAGACCGATGATGAGGTCGTCCCCGTTCGTCTGATGAAGGCGGAGGTGGTCAGATCCATACCCTATCACTGGACCGTGGATCTCGAACGATCCTTCTTCCCCGATAGATACGACTCCAACCATAAATCGGTGAGAGGGTTTCTGCTCTTCGAGATCCGATCTGAGGGCGAAAATGAAGTTCTTCTCAGGCGATCTCATCACGTCGTCGGCAAACTCAAGCTGAACGGCGAGGAGGTATCGGCGGGTGACGGAACAAGGTTACACCTGAGGAACGGTCGAAATATCATGCTCTTCGACGTCTCAGGCAGTTATCACCTGATGCAGTTCTCGCTCGGTTTGGAGTGTGAGGGGAAACTGCAGGCAGGTCGAATCGCCGTCATAGGTCCGATCCGAGACGACGAGACGTTCAGCCGAATTTGGGAGTCAGGCGACCCGGAGAAGGCACCTAGGGATCTGATCCGCGATGTGCCGGAGGAGGCGATCGCTAAAGTTGACGTCTGGTCGTTGACCTATTGGGACAAACCGGTGGTTGGAGTTGAGCCCAGGGTCGAAAACCCCGACGCCATGCTGACGCCGAACGACGAATGGTCAGTTATCCATCCGTCCGAGGGGGGAGATGTCAGGCTGCTGCTGGATTTCGGAAGGGAGCTTCTGGCATACACCGAGTTCGAAATCAATGCGCCGGAGGGAACGATCCTGGATTTCAACATGTTTGAAGGGATACAGGAGGGCGAGCTGCTGCTGACACATGGGCTGAACAACTCGTTCCGATATGTGTGCCGCGAGGGAAGACAAAGCTACAGAAGCTACGTCAAGCGGGGATTCCGATACGCCTATGTGGTGCTGCGCAACTTCAGCTCTCCGGTCAGGATAAGACACATCACCTCCAGGCTCAGCACCTATCCCACGCCCGAGCGGGGCGAGTTTTACTGTGACGACGATCGATTGAACAGGATTTGGGAGATCGGCGCCTATACGTTGAGGCTCTGTATGGATGATACCTATCTGGATTGTCCGGCCTATGAGCAGACGCATTGGGTGGGAGATGCCCGTAACGAAGCCCTGATCAACTGGGCGGCTTTCGGCGATCCCCGGATAACGGCGCACTGTCTGCTGCAGACGGCCGATTCCCTACGCCGCTCTCCCCTCCCTGAATCCCACGTCCCCAGCGGTTGGCAGGATATCCTCACCGCATGGAGTTTACTCTGGGTGATCTCCGTTCGGGAATACTGGCAGTTCACCGGCGACAGAAGCTTCATCGAGAGGATCTATCCGGCCGTTAAAATCACCTGCGATAACTTCATCGGCTATCTGAACAATGACGGATTGCTGGAGATAGAGGCTTGGAACATGCTCGACTGGGCGCCGATGGATACTCCTAGGGCGGGTGTCGTGGCACATCAGAACATGCTCCTGGTGAGATCTCTCAGGGAAGCTTCTGAGATCGCAGACCTGTTGGGAGAGGGAGATGGCGAGAGATGGAGAAAAGCGGCGGATGAGCTGAAAGAGGCCATAAACCGACATCTCTGGTCCCAGGAGAAGGGAGCCTTTATAGACTGCATACGCCCTGACGGCACGCCCAGTCCGATTATCAGCCAACAGACGAACACCATGGCCCTGCTATGTGACTGCGTCGATGGGGAGAGAGCCCGGAAGGTTAGAGAACTCGTGCTCGATCCGCCTGAGGGCGTGGTGACGGCCGGAAGCCCCTTCTTTATGTTCTTCCTCTTCGAACAGCTCGCCCGTGATGGAGAGATAGAGAGAATGCTCGATCTGACCAGGGAGAAGTGGGGATTCATGATAGACAAGGGGGCAACTACGTTCTGGGAGACCTTCCCCGGGTGGGCCGGAAAGAGATGGACGAGAAGCTGGTGTCACGCGTGGTCCTCCGCGCCGACATATTTCCTGAGCACCGAAGTTCTGGGCGTCTATCCTGAGGAGCCGGGATTTCAGACCGTGAGGATAGCTCCTAAACCTGTTGGATTGAACTGGTGCCGCGGCCGATTCCCGACCGTTCAGGGGGAAATAGACGTGGAGTGGAGGAAAGGAGAGGAAGGGTTCGAGCTCGTCTCACACGTGCCGGCGCGGGTTAAATCGCATCTCATCCTGCCCGCTCCCTATAAGGCGAGGCAGGTGAAGATCAACGGTGAGGAGGCCAGCCCTGACAGGCTTCCGGATGGTGTCGAAAGCCTGGAGATCAAAAAGGGGAAGGTCGAAATCCGACTCAGCAGGGGCGGAGAGTGGAATCTGAGTATCTCCTGAGGGAAGATGACCGGGATAACCCCATTGCCCCTATATCGGGGCTTATGATATACTTGGTTTGGATGCCATACACTGCTGAATGGGAGAATAGGAGGGATGTCCAGTGGCAGATGACCTTCTCATCAATCTGATAAAGCGGATTCAAAACTACGTGCACAGGATAGAACCCGTGCTCGATATCGTGGATCAGGCCAGATTACTGCTGGACAGACTTGAACAGGTGGAGCGCGTGGAATCAAGGATGGGACAGGTGAGGCTGATTGTGGACGCCGTGGATGATTTCCTAAAGGAGATACCCAGGATAAGAGGCGAACGGCGATCGTCAGAGTCAAACCTCTCTCAGCTGGCCCGGATGGCCGAATCGCTCTCCCCTGAGGAGATCGAGCGGCTGATGGAGATACTCTCCAGGAAAAAGAGGAATAGCCGTGAGTAACGGGTTAAGGTTCAGGTTGAGGTTAAGATGAAGGAATCTCAACCTGAACCTCCAACCGTAAGCGGATGATCCTCAGATGACGGGCCAGCCGGGCGTAGGTTCGGTTCGCATGGCCTCGATAGTATAGAGCTCATCGACCGTTACCTCGCGGCCGAGCTTCGCCGAAAGCAAGGCGCCGCTCATTATCTCCATCACTTTAACTCCGTCCTCGCCCGAGGATATCGGCTTGGCATCGCTCAGACAGGCGTTGAGGAAGTCGCCAAACTTGCCGGGATTGGGTATGTCCGGCACCTCCAGCTCTTTTTCGACCAGCTTCGCCCTATATCGGATCGGTTTGCCGGATTTATCCCTCTCCCATTCTCCCTCCTCTACGATGAGCGTCTCATTCCTGAAGGCCCCCTTGGAGCCGAAGATGAAGATGCCCTCGGACATGCCACTCATGTTCGTTACCCAACCGTTTTCAAACGTGAAGGTCATCCCGTTTGTAAACCGGACGAAGACGGTGACGTGTTCGTCGACATCATACACTCCGTCGCCGGTGTATCGGGGCTCCACCCCGTGGTACGCCGTCCCGCTTATCGTCTTGGGCTGGGGATCACCCAGGAGATAGAGAACTTTGTCGATCTGGTAGACTCCGATATCGTATAGGCCGCCTCCTCCGGCCAGCCTTGAATCGAGAAACCATTTGGAGAAACTAGGCATGTCCAGTCCGGGCCTTCCCCTCACCCGAAAGCTGGTCTGTCTGCCGTAGTAGACATCCCCCAGTCTGCCCGATGTGATGTATCGACGTATGGCGTAGTTCACCGCCCCTAACCTTGCACCACCGCTTTGGTAACCGAGCTTCACCCCTGCCCTGTTACATGCTTCGCACATCTCCCTGGCTTCGGTCGCCGTTCTGGCCATCGGTTTTTCACAGAAGACGTGTTTGCCCGCTTTGGCGGCCGCGATGGTGATAGGTGCATGGGCGAAGGGCGGTGTGCAAATGCTCACGGCGTCGATCCCCGGAATCTTCAGCAGCTCCTTGTAATCTGTGAACACCTTGACCTTGTCCTTGGCGTATTCGGCGAGAAGCCTGCTTCTCTCCTTCAACCGTTCCCTCTCTTCAGCCGTTTCGGCTTTTCTGGCCTCCTCGGCGAGCCGGCGAGACCGGTCCTCGGCTTCCGAGATCACCATGTCGGCTCTTTCTTTGGCGCTCTCCTCGATCACATCACACACCGCTAATATCCGGGCCTTCTCCGGCAGATCCAGATAGCCCTTGACATGGCTCCTCGATATCATACCACATCCGATAATCCCTATCCCAACCCTCTTGGACATAGCAAAGCTCCTCTTTTAGAGTTTCTCCCGATTCCCCATCAAGGAGACCGGTGGCGTTCAGGACAAAGGAAAATTTTATAGGATTTCGGCGGTTTAGACAAGCTTGAAATCCACTGATCGGAGTATCGACGGAAGTTGCCTGTATCACTCTCCCATTTACCACGGCAGAAACTCATCAACATAAGGTTTCCTATGGGGTTTCCTTTGAAAGATCCACACGAGGGTCATTCCGGCGGCGAATCCACCGATATGCGCCCACCAGGCCACGCCTCCCATGAGCGGGTTTTCAAAACCCAGCGAAAACAGCCCATTTGCAAACTGGAAGAGGAACCAGAATCCCAGAAAGAGCAGAGCGGGAATCTCAACGACCTGCAGGAAGATGAACACCGGCACTAAGGTCAGGATCCTGGCTGTCGGGAACAGCATAAAATATGCGCCCATCACGCCGGCAATGGCTCCGCTTGCCCCGACCATCGGCATGCCGCTTAAGGGATGGGTAAAGGTCTGCGCCATGGCTGCCGAAACGCCGCAGAGAAGATAGAAAAGCAGATATCTTCCGTGCCCCATCCTGTCCTCCACGTTATCCCCGAATATCCAGAGGAAGATCATGTTCCCGAATATATGCATCCATCCGCCGTGGAGGAACATCGAGGTAAAAACCGGAATGATCGCCTGGTGGAGGTTAAGGAGATCATGTCTGAGTATAAAGAGGAACCTCACCGGCACCAGGCCATAGCGCATGACCAATTCATTCACCCTCGGCCCCAGGGAGACCTCATACAGAAAAGCGATGGAGTTGATGAGGATCAGGCTGACGTTCGTCAGCGGGAAGGTGCGGGATGGTATGTTATCTCTGAGCGGAATCATATTTCACCTTTCGATGTCATCTCCTTTACCAATCGGAGGAGCACATCCGGTCTGTTGGAGCTGACGCCGTCCACTCCCTTTTCGATAGCGGCCAGCATCTCCTCCCTGGTATCGGGGTTCCATGCCCTGACCTCCAGCCCATGGCGGTGTGCCTCTCGAACATGCTCCTCCGTCAGGTGCTTGTGGTTTATCCCGACGCCGCATGCGCCCACGCTTAAGGCGATCCGACACATCTCCTCGGGCGATGGCGGCTCTCCGAAGATAACTCCAACCTTCAGATCTGGATCGATCTCCTTCACCCTCCTGAGCCTCTCGACGTGAAATGAGGTGAAGATAACCTGATCCTCCATTCCCCTCCTCTTGACCTCCTCGACCGCCTTCTCCTCAACTCCCTCTCCCTTGAGCTCCAGCAGCAGCTTTACCTTGTCCTTCACCAGATCTAGCACCTCACCTATGGTGGGTATCCTCTCACCCTCGCCGGCATCGAGCTCCCGTATCTCCTGGAGGGTCATCTCCGATACCCTTCCGCTTCCGTTCGTCGTCCGATCGACCGTCTCGTCATGTATTACGACGAGATAGCCGTCCTTGGTGAGATGGACGTCGCATTCGACGTAGTCGACGCCGAGCTCGATGGCATATCTGAATCCCCTGAGCGTGTTTTCGGGCTCGACCTTCGCCGCGCCCCTATGTCCCACCACGTAGATCATCCCTCACCTCTTCTCTAATCCAGGTAGACGGTTTTCCCCGTCTCGGCCGACTCGAAGGCGGCCCAGACGACCTGAAGGCTCTTTCTCCCATCGATCCCCGTAGCTATGGGCTCTTTGTCGTTGCGAACGCAGTCGAAGAAATGCCCCAGCTCCTCCACGAAGGCATCGTTGTTAGGGAGGGTCACGGTTTGGGACGTGCCGTCATGCATCCTGATCTGGAAGGAGGTGGTTCCGCCTGTGATTTTCATCGCCCCTTTCGTCCCGCCAACGCCGAGTTCATACCATCCGACCGGATATATCTGGCTCGATCCCAGGGCACCGATGGCCCCGTTCTTGAACTCCATGCAGATCCATATGCTGTCCTCGACATCCGTATCGGGGAAAGTTCCATAGTTGACGACCGCCTTGACCGAACCGACGTCGCCGGCTATCCAGAGCATCTGATCCAGCTCGTGTATGTAAGCCGAGTGTAATCCTCCGACCTTAACCCTTTCGAGCCTCCATTTCCCGATGCCGACGGGCGGTCTTCCCCC
This window of the Candidatus Poribacteria bacterium genome carries:
- a CDS encoding glycerophosphodiester phosphodiesterase; this encodes MIYVVGHRGAAKVEPENTLRGFRYAIELGVDYVECDVHLTKDGYLVVIHDETVDRTTNGSGRVSEMTLQEIRELDAGEGERIPTIGEVLDLVKDKVKLLLELKGEGVEEKAVEEVKRRGMEDQVIFTSFHVERLRRVKEIDPDLKVGVIFGEPPSPEEMCRIALSVGACGVGINHKHLTEEHVREAHRHGLEVRAWNPDTREEMLAAIEKGVDGVSSNRPDVLLRLVKEMTSKGEI
- a CDS encoding Gfo/Idh/MocA family oxidoreductase; this encodes MSKRVGIGIIGCGMISRSHVKGYLDLPEKARILAVCDVIEESAKERADMVISEAEDRSRRLAEEARKAETAEERERLKERSRLLAEYAKDKVKVFTDYKELLKIPGIDAVSICTPPFAHAPITIAAAKAGKHVFCEKPMARTATEAREMCEACNRAGVKLGYQSGGARLGAVNYAIRRYITSGRLGDVYYGRQTSFRVRGRPGLDMPSFSKWFLDSRLAGGGGLYDIGVYQIDKVLYLLGDPQPKTISGTAYHGVEPRYTGDGVYDVDEHVTVFVRFTNGMTFTFENGWVTNMSGMSEGIFIFGSKGAFRNETLIVEEGEWERDKSGKPIRYRAKLVEKELEVPDIPNPGKFGDFLNACLSDAKPISSGEDGVKVMEIMSGALLSAKLGREVTVDELYTIEAMRTEPTPGWPVI
- a CDS encoding family 78 glycoside hydrolase catalytic domain: MNWKARWIWMEGEEKPRNLFLMYRKSFKLDGEIVSASLAITADSRYVLYVNGERIGQGPPRSFPWRQNYDLYDITPYLRIGENLIAVLVNHYGHSTFQYIQGRGGLLCQIEIETSVAKTVIGTDRTWKVKPSEAFARFVPRISVQQAWEEQFDARREPAGWTEGSFDDSDWENALEIGDPVCEPWTELVPRDIPLQTDDEVVPVRLMKAEVVRSIPYHWTVDLERSFFPDRYDSNHKSVRGFLLFEIRSEGENEVLLRRSHHVVGKLKLNGEEVSAGDGTRLHLRNGRNIMLFDVSGSYHLMQFSLGLECEGKLQAGRIAVIGPIRDDETFSRIWESGDPEKAPRDLIRDVPEEAIAKVDVWSLTYWDKPVVGVEPRVENPDAMLTPNDEWSVIHPSEGGDVRLLLDFGRELLAYTEFEINAPEGTILDFNMFEGIQEGELLLTHGLNNSFRYVCREGRQSYRSYVKRGFRYAYVVLRNFSSPVRIRHITSRLSTYPTPERGEFYCDDDRLNRIWEIGAYTLRLCMDDTYLDCPAYEQTHWVGDARNEALINWAAFGDPRITAHCLLQTADSLRRSPLPESHVPSGWQDILTAWSLLWVISVREYWQFTGDRSFIERIYPAVKITCDNFIGYLNNDGLLEIEAWNMLDWAPMDTPRAGVVAHQNMLLVRSLREASEIADLLGEGDGERWRKAADELKEAINRHLWSQEKGAFIDCIRPDGTPSPIISQQTNTMALLCDCVDGERARKVRELVLDPPEGVVTAGSPFFMFFLFEQLARDGEIERMLDLTREKWGFMIDKGATTFWETFPGWAGKRWTRSWCHAWSSAPTYFLSTEVLGVYPEEPGFQTVRIAPKPVGLNWCRGRFPTVQGEIDVEWRKGEEGFELVSHVPARVKSHLILPAPYKARQVKINGEEASPDRLPDGVESLEIKKGKVEIRLSRGGEWNLSIS
- a CDS encoding Gfo/Idh/MocA family oxidoreductase: MEGDKLRVGLVGCGGLGRREAQIAAQLEELVAVADVNFESAKALADELKVKPYDDHRKMLEENELDCVLVVTPTYTHAQITIDAASSGAHVFCEKPMAITLEECDRMLEAAAQNGVKLMIGFVRRFQPNYREMRRRAVEGEIGGIKLVQSVRMGGRPPVGIGKWRLERVKVGGLHSAYIHELDQMLWIAGDVGSVKAVVNYGTFPDTDVEDSIWICMEFKNGAIGALGSSQIYPVGWYELGVGGTKGAMKITGGTTSFQIRMHDGTSQTVTLPNNDAFVEELGHFFDCVRNDKEPIATGIDGRKSLQVVWAAFESAETGKTVYLD
- a CDS encoding rhomboid family intramembrane serine protease, with protein sequence MIPLRDNIPSRTFPLTNVSLILINSIAFLYEVSLGPRVNELVMRYGLVPVRFLFILRHDLLNLHQAIIPVFTSMFLHGGWMHIFGNMIFLWIFGDNVEDRMGHGRYLLFYLLCGVSAAMAQTFTHPLSGMPMVGASGAIAGVMGAYFMLFPTARILTLVPVFIFLQVVEIPALLFLGFWFLFQFANGLFSLGFENPLMGGVAWWAHIGGFAAGMTLVWIFQRKPHRKPYVDEFLPW